A genomic window from Candidatus Thiocaldithrix dubininis includes:
- a CDS encoding AI-2E family transporter encodes MHSNNLDTRSKEKQFWLISSVIFLTLLYLLAPILTPFLIAGFLAYLGDPLVDRLETWKLSRTMSVLVVFVTIMLGLLLFFLLLIPILESQFKKLVTMLPNYLDWLSNSVAPYLSERFGVDPSVLEVDRLKNVISSHWRETGGVIRNAVQTISKSGVMIFEWVANLLLVPIIAFYLLRDWDHIVAYVDDLLPRSIQPTCAQIASEADGVLGAFLRGQLTVMLALSVLYAAGLSIVGVDFALLIGLIAGLVSFVPYLGLIVGVIIATIAVLFQSHDFTQVLWVLGVFGLVQVIEGTILTPLLVGDKIGLHPVTVIFAVMAGGQLFGFFGILVALPVAAVLAVIMRHIRASYKQSQIYDISYTPSPEREIILTSKDKA; translated from the coding sequence ATGCACTCAAACAACCTTGATACTCGGTCAAAAGAAAAGCAATTTTGGCTGATTAGCAGCGTTATTTTTTTAACGTTGTTGTATTTATTAGCGCCAATTTTGACACCTTTCTTAATTGCTGGTTTTTTGGCTTATTTGGGTGATCCGTTAGTTGACCGATTAGAAACATGGAAGTTATCGCGTACCATGTCCGTCTTAGTCGTATTTGTAACGATTATGCTGGGGCTATTACTATTTTTCTTGTTGCTTATTCCCATTTTAGAAAGCCAATTTAAAAAGTTAGTTACCATGTTGCCTAATTATTTAGATTGGTTAAGCAATAGTGTTGCACCTTATTTAAGCGAGCGTTTTGGTGTAGATCCGTCCGTCTTAGAAGTGGATCGTCTCAAAAACGTTATTAGCTCACACTGGCGTGAAACGGGCGGGGTAATTCGTAATGCTGTGCAAACCATTTCTAAATCGGGCGTGATGATTTTTGAATGGGTTGCCAATTTATTATTAGTGCCGATTATTGCGTTTTATTTATTGCGGGATTGGGATCATATTGTGGCGTACGTTGATGATTTATTGCCACGTTCGATCCAACCTACTTGTGCGCAAATTGCATCAGAAGCGGATGGCGTATTAGGGGCATTTCTACGCGGTCAATTAACGGTTATGTTGGCGTTAAGTGTGCTTTATGCCGCAGGTTTATCCATTGTTGGCGTTGATTTTGCCTTACTGATCGGTTTGATTGCAGGCTTAGTCAGTTTTGTACCGTATTTAGGGTTAATTGTCGGTGTTATTATTGCCACAATTGCAGTGCTCTTCCAAAGCCATGATTTCACGCAAGTTTTATGGGTGTTGGGTGTGTTTGGTTTAGTGCAGGTGATCGAAGGCACGATTCTAACCCCGCTTTTAGTTGGTGATAAAATTGGCTTACATCCGGTAACTGTTATTTTTGCGGTAATGGCGGGCGGGCAATTATTCGGCTTTTTTGGTATTTTAGTAGCGCTACCGGTCGCGGCGGTTTTAGCGGTTATTATGCGACACATACGCGCCAGCTATAAACAAAGTCAAATTTACGATATTAGTTATACACCATCACCGGAGCGCGAAATTATTCTGACATCAAAGGATAAAGCATGA
- the hda gene encoding DnaA regulatory inactivator Hda, giving the protein MSQQLTLNVGRRDGFRFSSFFVTPDNAELLGILKNGFEAHFPQIFLWGDAQVGKSHLLQAYCHHYYQRGLMAAYLPLSTCAQYGTRMLVGLEAKQLVVIDDLDSIIGKRDWEEALMHVINTSRANQQPLMLAARTNPREMPCVLADFASRLLWGPVHRVHSLDEAQRIQAMRWRAHQRGFDLPDQAVNYIIKHYSHDMGTLMMLLDRLDMESLSKGRKVTRDLVRDALRTL; this is encoded by the coding sequence ATGAGTCAACAATTGACTCTCAATGTTGGGCGACGCGATGGTTTTCGGTTTAGTTCATTTTTTGTGACGCCTGACAATGCGGAATTACTAGGGATTTTAAAAAACGGGTTTGAAGCACATTTTCCGCAAATTTTTCTATGGGGCGATGCACAAGTTGGTAAATCACATTTATTGCAAGCGTATTGCCATCACTATTATCAGCGCGGCTTAATGGCCGCTTATTTGCCACTGAGTACTTGCGCGCAATATGGCACACGCATGTTAGTGGGCTTGGAAGCCAAGCAACTGGTGGTTATTGATGATTTAGACAGCATTATTGGTAAGCGTGACTGGGAAGAAGCCTTAATGCATGTGATTAATACCAGTCGGGCGAATCAGCAACCCTTAATGTTGGCAGCACGCACCAATCCGCGTGAGATGCCTTGTGTATTAGCCGACTTTGCTTCGCGTTTATTGTGGGGCCCAGTTCACCGGGTACACAGTTTAGATGAAGCTCAACGTATTCAGGCGATGCGCTGGCGGGCGCACCAACGTGGTTTTGATTTACCCGATCAGGCTGTGAATTACATCATTAAGCATTATTCACATGACATGGGTACGCTGATGATGTTATTGGATAGGCTGGATATGGAAAGTCTTAGTAAAGGTCGTAAGGTAACGCGTGATTTAGTGCGGGATGCTTTGCGTACTTTGTGA
- a CDS encoding tellurite resistance TerB family protein: MDLKALLDQLVQSGKEMADKGIQSGKDMAEKGKAAAEETLDIPKDDAGRASMASQVGTGAAVAGVLALLLGTNAGRRVGGATLKLGSLAALGGLAYQMYRQWEGQVPADQAPPSPQSPSAPPSALSAPEEPQASPEVLLKAMVAAAKADGHIDAKELETIRQQLANANLSGNLNDLLMNELVRPVSAKEVADLANGNKAVGSEIYVASLLFLNEDSETEKAYLKDLQTALGLPDEVVAGLKATIASAV; encoded by the coding sequence ATGGATTTAAAAGCACTATTGGATCAGTTGGTTCAGTCTGGTAAAGAAATGGCGGATAAAGGCATTCAGTCTGGTAAAGATATGGCTGAAAAAGGTAAAGCTGCCGCTGAAGAAACGTTAGACATTCCAAAAGACGACGCTGGTCGTGCTTCAATGGCTTCACAAGTGGGCACGGGTGCAGCCGTCGCGGGTGTATTGGCATTATTATTAGGCACAAATGCGGGGCGTCGTGTGGGTGGCGCTACGCTGAAATTAGGTAGTTTAGCCGCATTAGGTGGGTTAGCTTACCAAATGTACCGTCAATGGGAAGGGCAAGTGCCTGCTGATCAAGCACCACCTAGCCCACAAAGCCCTAGCGCCCCGCCTTCTGCTTTAAGTGCACCGGAAGAACCACAAGCTAGCCCAGAAGTTTTATTGAAAGCAATGGTGGCGGCGGCAAAAGCTGATGGGCATATTGATGCCAAAGAATTGGAAACCATTCGCCAGCAATTAGCTAATGCTAACTTAAGTGGTAACTTAAATGACTTGTTAATGAACGAGTTAGTGCGTCCTGTGAGTGCGAAAGAGGTAGCTGATTTAGCCAACGGCAATAAAGCAGTGGGTTCTGAAATCTATGTCGCTTCTTTATTGTTCTTAAATGAAGATAGTGAAACTGAAAAAGCTTACTTAAAAGACTTACAAACTGCCTTAGGTTTACCAGATGAAGTAGTGGCTGGTTTAAAAGCGACTATCGCGTCAGCGGTATAA
- a CDS encoding BolA/IbaG family iron-sulfur metabolism protein yields MNMQLQIQQKIEQALNPEYLAVINESHMHNVPAGAESHFKVTVVSEQFNGKRLVARHQLMNQILAEELAGKIHALALHTLTPDEYMAKAGKVAESPLCMGGGK; encoded by the coding sequence ATGAACATGCAATTACAGATACAGCAAAAAATTGAACAAGCCTTAAACCCAGAGTATTTGGCTGTGATTAATGAAAGTCATATGCACAATGTACCCGCTGGCGCGGAATCACACTTTAAGGTTACGGTCGTAAGTGAGCAGTTTAATGGAAAACGTTTAGTTGCGCGTCATCAACTGATGAATCAAATTCTAGCCGAGGAATTAGCCGGAAAAATTCATGCGCTGGCGTTACATACGCTAACCCCCGATGAATATATGGCAAAAGCAGGTAAGGTAGCCGAGTCGCCATTATGTATGGGCGGTGGTAAATAA
- a CDS encoding MoxR family ATPase, translating into MNQKQNFDKLAQYLQNKIIGQQTLINRLLIALLADGHLLVEGAPGLAKTRAIQMLGQGIEGDFHRVQFTPDLLPADITGTEVFHPNDGTFHFQKGPLFHNLILADEINRAPAKVQSALLEAMAERQITVAGTTWKLPEPFLVMATQNPIEQEGTYHLPEAQLDRFLMHVLVDYPTAEEEQQILHLSRREAMQQVQHIQEHVQPIVSQEDVRQAREAVLNIYMAEKVETYLLQLVLATRNAEKYGRHLAGRIAYGASPRATLALDRCARAHAWLAGREFVSPEDVQAVAHDVLRHRILLTFEAEADGMTSQHVIDELLAVVAVP; encoded by the coding sequence ATGAACCAAAAACAAAACTTTGACAAATTAGCGCAATATTTACAAAACAAAATTATTGGCCAGCAAACCCTAATTAATCGCTTGTTGATTGCTTTATTAGCAGATGGGCATTTGTTAGTGGAAGGTGCGCCGGGTTTAGCGAAAACTCGGGCGATTCAAATGCTGGGACAAGGCATTGAAGGCGATTTTCATCGTGTGCAATTTACGCCTGATTTATTACCTGCGGATATTACCGGTACAGAAGTCTTTCACCCCAACGATGGCACTTTCCATTTTCAAAAAGGCCCGTTGTTTCATAATCTGATTTTGGCGGATGAAATTAATCGAGCCCCTGCGAAAGTACAATCCGCGTTATTGGAAGCAATGGCGGAACGGCAAATTACGGTTGCAGGTACGACGTGGAAATTGCCTGAGCCATTTTTAGTTATGGCGACGCAAAACCCTATTGAGCAAGAAGGCACTTATCATTTGCCCGAAGCGCAATTAGACCGCTTTCTGATGCACGTATTAGTGGATTACCCGACGGCAGAAGAAGAACAGCAAATTTTGCATTTGTCGCGGCGTGAAGCGATGCAGCAAGTACAGCATATTCAAGAACACGTACAGCCAATTGTCAGTCAGGAAGATGTACGCCAAGCGCGTGAAGCGGTGTTGAATATTTACATGGCGGAAAAAGTCGAAACTTATTTACTGCAATTGGTATTGGCCACTCGGAATGCGGAAAAATACGGGCGGCATTTAGCGGGACGTATTGCGTATGGTGCAAGCCCTCGCGCTACCTTAGCGTTAGACCGTTGTGCGCGGGCGCACGCTTGGTTAGCGGGTCGTGAATTTGTTAGCCCTGAAGATGTACAAGCGGTTGCACATGATGTATTGCGCCACCGCATTCTATTGACGTTTGAAGCAGAAGCGGATGGCATGACCAGCCAGCATGTGATTGACGAACTATTGGCAGTGGTGGCTGTGCCATAA
- a CDS encoding DUF58 domain-containing protein, producing MGGKAVYNQTGDGIVYSSLASLLRLQSQIRTLNLAKKHIRSRHAGVHRSVYKGRGMDFAESRPYQAGDDIRTLDWRVTARSGRLHTKIFEEEREKPVLVWVDLRPTMFFATRGQFKSVVAAEITALLMWKTLKIGDRFGGILQNGGHSELKPSRSRAAALNLLKQVSDLTQTGQSTQAHSSSDLSSSWTRLRRVASAGSQVFVISDFRQVNAQALRQLAMLTRHAQLSLIEISDPFEAHPPAQGQVRLTDGARKLWVNLGQKLWRQRYAERHHAAQQSLTEFARLHRLPFVHISTADDMQTRLMKLAKGLR from the coding sequence ATGGGGGGGAAAGCCGTTTATAACCAAACAGGTGACGGCATTGTCTATAGTTCACTGGCGTCTTTATTACGATTACAAAGCCAGATTCGCACACTTAATTTAGCCAAAAAGCATATTCGATCTCGACATGCGGGCGTACATCGTTCTGTGTATAAAGGGCGGGGTATGGATTTTGCCGAGTCGCGTCCTTATCAAGCCGGTGATGATATTCGCACCTTGGATTGGCGCGTGACGGCTCGCAGCGGTCGTTTACACACTAAAATCTTTGAAGAAGAACGTGAAAAGCCAGTATTGGTTTGGGTGGATTTACGCCCGACTATGTTTTTTGCAACCCGTGGGCAATTCAAATCCGTAGTAGCGGCAGAAATTACGGCGTTATTAATGTGGAAGACCTTGAAAATCGGTGATCGGTTTGGTGGTATTTTACAAAATGGCGGCCATAGTGAATTAAAGCCTTCGCGTAGTCGGGCGGCTGCCTTAAATTTGCTAAAACAAGTCAGTGATTTAACGCAAACGGGACAATCTACACAGGCGCATAGCAGCAGTGATTTAAGCAGTAGCTGGACACGCCTACGCCGAGTAGCCAGTGCAGGCAGCCAAGTGTTTGTGATTAGCGATTTTCGGCAGGTCAATGCGCAGGCTTTACGCCAATTAGCCATGTTAACCCGGCATGCGCAATTAAGCTTGATTGAGATTAGCGACCCGTTTGAAGCGCATCCACCTGCACAAGGACAAGTTCGCCTAACCGACGGTGCGCGTAAGCTTTGGGTCAATTTGGGGCAAAAGCTCTGGCGGCAACGCTATGCTGAACGTCATCATGCCGCACAACAAAGTTTAACGGAATTTGCACGTCTACATCGTTTGCCATTCGTGCACATTTCTACCGCAGACGATATGCAAACGCGTTTAATGAAATTAGCCAAGGGGTTGCGATGA
- a CDS encoding DUF4381 domain-containing protein, whose product MNPSSLALKDIHLPAHGVSIWPLAPLWWLLIALGVLGVLALVWYVWKRPAQPHYQKNDIALQALADLQTQYNQQPLELLREVSVLIRRIALTRFGRHRIAGLTGAAWLEFLDKTSGQAVFQQRYAAYVTASPYQANADLSDLQGFLQAVRHWIQAPKGLDHV is encoded by the coding sequence ATGAATCCCAGTAGTTTAGCGCTAAAAGATATTCATTTGCCCGCTCATGGGGTAAGCATTTGGCCATTAGCGCCACTGTGGTGGTTGCTCATTGCTTTAGGTGTGCTTGGTGTGTTGGCGTTAGTATGGTATGTGTGGAAACGCCCCGCCCAACCACACTATCAAAAAAATGATATTGCCTTACAAGCCTTGGCTGACTTGCAAACCCAATACAATCAACAACCTTTAGAACTCTTACGCGAAGTATCGGTATTAATCCGCCGCATTGCTTTAACGCGCTTTGGGCGGCATAGAATTGCGGGTTTGACCGGAGCAGCTTGGTTAGAATTTTTAGATAAAACCTCGGGGCAAGCCGTTTTTCAGCAGCGTTATGCGGCTTATGTGACAGCAAGCCCTTATCAAGCCAATGCCGATTTAAGCGATTTACAAGGTTTTTTACAAGCGGTGCGTCATTGGATTCAAGCGCCGAAAGGACTTGACCATGTATGA
- a CDS encoding VWA domain-containing protein has protein sequence MYELAWWWMLVLLPLPWLVWRFAKPVQQQLGIALKVPFLEDFQQAAVAGNSLSKRLMLGLAFIAWCCLIIAAARPVWVGESVEIPVSGRDLMLAVDLSGSMEEQDFMLNGQVVDRLTATKAVAGDFIRKRTGDRIGLVLFGDRAYVQVPLTFDRQTVLQLLNESALGLAGQRTAIGDAIGLALKRLQNSPEKNRVLILMTDGANTAGNVTPLDAAEMAAAKGLKIYTVGIGSENSAMRDMFGFQLLNPNADLDETTLKAIADKTGGQYFRARDTDEFQKIYAELDRLEPVNKAAEYWRPQQELFRWPLLIALLLSLLVGVLRLRQE, from the coding sequence ATGTATGAACTCGCGTGGTGGTGGATGTTGGTCTTATTGCCGCTGCCGTGGTTGGTTTGGCGCTTTGCTAAACCCGTGCAACAACAGTTGGGAATTGCCTTAAAAGTACCATTTTTAGAAGATTTTCAGCAAGCGGCTGTAGCAGGCAATAGTTTAAGTAAGCGCCTTATGCTGGGCTTAGCCTTCATTGCATGGTGCTGTTTAATCATTGCGGCAGCGCGTCCAGTTTGGGTGGGGGAATCTGTGGAAATTCCTGTCTCAGGGCGGGATTTAATGTTAGCGGTCGACTTATCCGGTTCTATGGAAGAACAGGATTTTATGCTGAATGGGCAAGTAGTAGACCGTTTAACCGCGACTAAAGCAGTGGCGGGTGATTTTATCCGCAAGCGCACGGGCGACCGGATTGGTTTAGTGTTATTCGGTGACCGTGCTTATGTGCAAGTGCCATTAACCTTTGATCGGCAAACGGTGCTGCAATTGTTGAATGAATCTGCTTTAGGGCTAGCCGGGCAACGTACCGCAATTGGCGATGCGATTGGCTTAGCCTTGAAACGTTTACAAAATAGCCCGGAAAAAAATCGGGTGTTGATTCTCATGACGGATGGTGCAAATACCGCTGGCAATGTAACGCCTTTGGATGCAGCCGAGATGGCGGCAGCAAAGGGTTTGAAAATTTATACGGTGGGCATTGGTTCAGAGAATAGTGCTATGCGTGATATGTTTGGTTTTCAGTTGCTAAACCCTAATGCAGATTTGGATGAGACTACCTTGAAAGCCATTGCAGATAAAACGGGTGGGCAATATTTTCGCGCCCGTGATACGGACGAGTTTCAAAAAATTTATGCAGAATTGGATCGCTTAGAACCCGTTAACAAAGCGGCAGAATATTGGCGACCACAACAAGAATTATTTCGTTGGCCTTTACTCATCGCCTTGCTATTAAGCCTGTTGGTTGGAGTATTGCGCCTACGGCAGGAGTAA
- a CDS encoding VWA domain-containing protein, which translates to MWGNFHFLYSAWLGLFALIPVVWILKNYKFKHKANWEQWIDPQLRPYVLSGQISQLHQGWHVILSFVIAIAALAMAGPAWTKREVPVFRNQQAVVLGLDLSQSMQAEDVKPDRLSQARFKLLDLLNTRKAGQTGLVVFAGDAFAVSPLTDDIENISEQVKNLTPDVMPVAGSRLAPAIQQALDLFKQSGIGQGQILLMTDGVSDTEAAKVVAEKAQKAGYPVSILAVGTPAGAPIPQRHGGFLTDAAGQTIMATVNTADLQAIAQAGGGKFVASTVDDADINQLTQAWQLSGNTALTDGKGRQIDTWVNQGYWLLLLLIPVAVLAFRRGWLASIVLAAVCLPSLPQPAQAASLESMWLNPDQRGLKALNEGNAEKAEQLFKDSQWKAAAAYKNKDFKTAEKLYSADKSATGQYNLGNSLAMQGKLPEAVKAYEQALAQQPEFPDAKTNLETVKKALEQQDKQQQAQNNQQNQKGDQQNQQNSQEQSGGMQGDKGQETQQTEADKQQAQREQQAAEQAKQAADKQAATEQQLKAAQAKQAEAEKAKQAQAAQAEQTESEAEAQNREQAQAAEQWLRRIPDDPSGLWRRKFVYQYRQRGNQTVEGETAW; encoded by the coding sequence ATGTGGGGTAATTTTCATTTTCTGTATTCGGCTTGGTTAGGTTTGTTTGCCCTAATTCCGGTTGTTTGGATATTAAAGAACTATAAATTCAAACATAAAGCCAATTGGGAACAATGGATTGATCCACAATTACGCCCTTATGTATTAAGCGGGCAAATTAGCCAATTGCATCAAGGGTGGCATGTGATTCTCTCATTTGTCATTGCGATTGCAGCCTTGGCAATGGCAGGGCCTGCGTGGACAAAGCGCGAAGTTCCTGTATTCCGCAATCAACAAGCAGTGGTATTAGGCTTAGATTTATCGCAATCCATGCAAGCGGAAGATGTTAAACCGGATCGGCTGAGCCAAGCTCGCTTTAAATTATTGGATTTGTTGAATACTCGTAAAGCGGGGCAGACTGGCTTAGTCGTGTTTGCCGGTGATGCTTTTGCTGTTTCGCCCTTAACCGACGATATTGAAAATATTAGCGAACAGGTGAAAAATTTAACGCCAGATGTAATGCCAGTCGCAGGTAGTCGCTTAGCACCTGCTATTCAACAAGCCTTGGATTTATTTAAGCAATCCGGCATTGGGCAAGGGCAAATTCTATTAATGACAGACGGCGTTTCTGATACTGAAGCCGCAAAGGTGGTTGCCGAAAAAGCGCAAAAAGCCGGTTACCCTGTGTCTATTTTAGCTGTTGGTACGCCAGCGGGCGCACCGATTCCGCAACGACATGGCGGCTTTTTAACTGATGCAGCCGGACAGACGATCATGGCGACGGTAAATACGGCTGATTTACAAGCCATTGCACAAGCTGGAGGTGGTAAATTTGTAGCCAGTACGGTGGACGATGCCGATATTAATCAGCTTACTCAAGCATGGCAGTTGAGTGGCAATACGGCATTAACAGATGGTAAAGGACGACAAATTGATACTTGGGTCAATCAAGGCTATTGGTTATTGCTGTTGCTGATTCCCGTGGCAGTGTTGGCATTTCGGCGCGGCTGGTTAGCCAGTATTGTATTAGCCGCTGTATGTTTGCCGAGTTTGCCGCAGCCCGCCCAAGCCGCTAGTTTGGAAAGTATGTGGTTAAATCCCGATCAGCGTGGTTTAAAAGCGTTGAATGAAGGTAATGCGGAAAAAGCCGAGCAACTCTTTAAGGATTCACAATGGAAAGCGGCAGCCGCTTATAAAAATAAGGATTTCAAAACTGCTGAAAAGTTGTATAGCGCGGATAAAAGCGCCACCGGACAGTATAATTTAGGCAATAGTTTAGCCATGCAAGGCAAATTACCCGAAGCCGTTAAAGCTTATGAGCAAGCTTTAGCTCAACAGCCGGAGTTTCCCGATGCTAAAACAAATTTAGAAACGGTGAAAAAAGCCTTAGAGCAACAAGATAAACAACAGCAAGCGCAAAATAATCAGCAAAATCAAAAAGGCGATCAGCAAAATCAGCAGAATTCCCAAGAGCAATCCGGTGGAATGCAAGGTGATAAAGGACAAGAAACCCAACAAACTGAAGCCGATAAACAGCAAGCTCAACGTGAACAACAAGCGGCTGAACAAGCTAAACAGGCAGCAGATAAACAAGCTGCTACAGAACAACAGTTAAAAGCGGCACAAGCCAAACAAGCCGAAGCTGAAAAAGCTAAGCAGGCACAAGCAGCGCAAGCTGAACAAACTGAAAGCGAAGCCGAGGCGCAAAACCGTGAACAAGCCCAAGCGGCGGAACAATGGTTACGACGTATTCCCGACGATCCGTCGGGCTTGTGGCGGCGTAAATTTGTGTATCAATATCGGCAGCGTGGCAATCAAACCGTAGAAGGAGAAACCGCATGGTAA
- a CDS encoding BatD family protein, producing the protein MVKRMGWLIGLLCCLAFNNSYAATITAEFDRNPVALGDPVNLRFTADDTVEEPNFAVLEKDFEIRGHSQSNSFNMDNNGINTSTTWELNVVPKTTGTLKVPSIAFGKAYSPALELTVTDPPAAGNAASGQATQDDLLVEVEVDNKTPVVQQQVLVTQRLLFLLDFQPQATLTQPEITQGKGSLQQLGKDKSGTLMRNGHNYRMLERRFALVPQQSGELTLGRSRFEGLLIEPGYNRFDPFGMDGKPVQRYSQPITLNVGAQPKQFAGAQWLPAKNITLNAHWQTPPDKLKAGEPVTLTLAIMAEGLTAEQLPPLKVDAPAGIKAYTNKPELRNQTSANGVVGVRNENWVILAPYNGSYQLPAITLDWWNVNTQKAEQAKIDAVTLMVSGGQAAPTSTQTQPPASTANQAAVPNAAAPSNNAQAAPDNEAEQQAQQFTLAKVAIGLLLVWLVLSGLWLIWLWWRRAKVPVRASSQASPLPAPTVSALDKLEQACQQNDAPAAYKALQQWAEANLYLRPALMPHIRARVDSNFQAQLDQLEAAVYGKPDTAWQGQGLWQAIQAYQPSMPVRKAKAGLQALYPE; encoded by the coding sequence ATGGTAAAACGTATGGGTTGGTTAATAGGTTTGCTGTGTTGCTTGGCGTTTAATAACAGCTATGCGGCTACGATTACGGCGGAATTTGATCGCAATCCCGTGGCTTTGGGTGATCCGGTAAATCTGCGTTTTACGGCGGATGATACAGTGGAAGAGCCTAACTTTGCAGTGTTGGAAAAGGATTTTGAGATTCGCGGTCACTCGCAAAGCAATAGTTTTAATATGGACAATAATGGCATCAATACCTCAACCACTTGGGAATTGAATGTTGTGCCTAAAACGACGGGTACGCTTAAAGTACCGTCCATTGCGTTTGGGAAAGCTTACAGCCCTGCTTTAGAACTGACAGTGACTGACCCTCCGGCGGCGGGTAATGCGGCGAGTGGGCAGGCAACCCAAGATGACTTGTTGGTAGAAGTCGAGGTCGATAATAAGACACCGGTGGTGCAACAACAGGTATTAGTCACTCAACGCTTATTATTTTTACTTGATTTCCAACCACAAGCGACTCTCACGCAGCCCGAAATTACCCAAGGTAAAGGCAGTTTACAGCAGTTGGGTAAAGACAAAAGCGGCACATTAATGCGTAATGGGCATAACTACCGTATGTTAGAACGGCGCTTTGCGCTTGTGCCGCAACAGAGTGGCGAGTTAACGCTAGGGCGTAGCCGTTTTGAGGGCTTGTTAATTGAGCCGGGCTATAATCGTTTTGATCCATTTGGTATGGATGGCAAACCGGTTCAGCGTTATTCCCAACCGATTACGTTAAATGTGGGGGCGCAACCTAAGCAATTTGCGGGGGCGCAATGGTTACCCGCCAAAAATATAACGCTCAATGCGCATTGGCAAACGCCGCCGGATAAATTAAAAGCCGGTGAACCGGTTACCCTAACCTTAGCTATTATGGCTGAGGGTTTAACCGCTGAACAATTGCCACCCTTAAAAGTAGATGCGCCTGCGGGTATTAAAGCCTATACCAATAAACCAGAGTTGCGTAACCAAACCAGTGCTAACGGTGTGGTCGGGGTACGCAATGAAAATTGGGTTATTCTTGCTCCCTATAATGGCAGTTATCAATTACCGGCTATTACCTTAGACTGGTGGAATGTCAATACGCAAAAAGCCGAGCAAGCCAAAATTGACGCAGTGACATTAATGGTTAGCGGTGGGCAAGCTGCGCCTACATCTACGCAAACACAACCGCCCGCATCCACAGCTAATCAAGCGGCTGTGCCTAATGCCGCCGCGCCTAGTAATAATGCCCAGGCTGCCCCAGATAATGAGGCTGAGCAACAAGCACAACAATTTACCTTAGCTAAAGTGGCTATTGGGCTATTGTTGGTTTGGTTAGTCTTAAGCGGTTTATGGCTGATTTGGCTATGGTGGCGACGTGCTAAAGTGCCTGTACGTGCTTCTAGCCAAGCCTCTCCTTTACCTGCGCCCACGGTTAGTGCACTCGATAAGTTAGAGCAAGCTTGCCAACAAAATGATGCGCCTGCAGCGTATAAAGCCTTACAACAATGGGCAGAAGCGAATTTATATTTACGTCCTGCGTTAATGCCGCATATTCGCGCGCGTGTTGATTCTAATTTCCAAGCGCAATTAGATCAGCTAGAAGCGGCGGTATACGGTAAACCGGATACTGCTTGGCAAGGGCAGGGCTTATGGCAAGCAATACAAGCCTATCAGCCCAGCATGCCAGTACGTAAAGCTAAAGCAGGCTTACAAGCGTTATATCCTGAATGA